From Solanum lycopersicum chromosome 8, SLM_r2.1, the proteins below share one genomic window:
- the MTSHP gene encoding mitochondrial small heat shock protein, whose protein sequence is MATLALRRATASSLFNRLVNPVRSASAFRSFNTNTQMTAYDQDDRGVDVDRRSDRSVSRRDAFPSLFSDVFDPFSPPIRSVSQLLNMMDQMMDSPFVAAPRAMGAGVGARRGWDVKEDDNALYIKMDMPGLDKENVKVAVEENTLIIKGEGEKESENEEYRRRYSTRLEIPQNIYKLDGIKAEMKNGVLKVAVPKVKQEERKDVFDVKIE, encoded by the exons ATGGCAACTCTTGCTCTAAGGAGGGCCACCGCCTCATCACTATTCAACAGGCTCGTCAATCCTGTTCGTTCTGCATCTGCTTTCCGTTCATTCAATACTAACACTCAGATGACAGCTTATGACCAGGATGATCGTGGCGTTGATGTTGACCGCCGGTCCGATCGATCCGTCTCTCGCCGTGATGCTTTTCCTAGTTTATTCTCAG ATGTATTTGATCCATTTTCACCACCAATTAGGAGCGTGAGCCAATTGCTGAACatgatggatcaaatgatgGATTCTCCATTCGTAGCTGCACCGCGTGCAATGGGCGCCGGAGTTGGAGCAAGAAGAGGATGGGATGTAAAGGAGGACGATAACGCTCTGTATATAAAAATGGACATGCCTGGACTCGATAAGGAGAATGTGAAGGTGGCGGTGGAGGAGAACACGCTGATAATCAAAGGAGAAGGCGAGAAAGAGTCGGAGAATGAAGAGTATAGAAGGAGGTACTCTACCAGACTGGAAATTCCTCAAAATATCTACAAATTGGATGGAATCAAGGCGGAGATGAAGAATGGAGTGTTGAAAGTAGCTGTTCCAAAGGTGAAGCAAGAAGAAAGGAAGGATGTTTTCGATGTTAAAATTGAGTGA
- the LOC101254927 gene encoding probable aspartyl protease At4g16563, translated as MASSSVFFALVIFISMFLFYSASAALVFPLTHSFSRTQFNSTHHLLKSTTVRSASRLHHHRHPHRQVSLPLTPGSDYTLSFSLGSQTISLYMDTGSDVVWLPCHPFDCILCEGKYNPTSIPNPGPINLTSAVPVSCKSRACSAVHSSLPSSDLCTIAKCPLEDIEISDCKSYSCPPFYYAYGDGSFIAKLYSDELSIPMSSPSLILKNFTFGCAHSALGEPIGVAGFGRGTLSLPAQLANNSPEIGNYFSYCLVSHTFDTNQVHRPSPLILGRYSIDEKMKQMKNYYSDYAYTPMLENPKHPYFYSVGLEGVSIGKTKIPAPASLRRVDRRGNGGMVVDSGTTFTMLPLKFYETVVTEFDRRVGPVLKRANPVEEKTGLHPCYYMDSGSKNVPQLLLHFGGNSSVVMPRRNYFYEFVDDEKVKRKVGCVMLMNGGDEGESGPAGILGNYFQQGFEVVYDLEKKRVGFAKRKCASLWDNLNQH; from the coding sequence ATGGCTTCCTCTTCTGTTTTCTTCGCTCTTGTCATTTTCATCTCTATGTTCCTTTTCTATTCTGCTTCTGCAGCGTTGGTTTTCCCTTTAACccattctttttcaagaacccAATTCAACAGTACTCATCATCTTCTCAAATCCACCACTGTTCGCTCCGCCTCTCGTCTCCATCATCACCGTCATCCCCACCGTCAAGTTTCTCTTCCTCTAACTCCGGGAAGTGATTACACTCTCTCCTTTTCACTTGGGTCTCAGACTATTTCGCTATACATGGATACTGGTAGCGATGTCGTTTGGCTCCCCTGTCATCCATTTGATTGTATTCTCTGTGAAGGGAAGTATAATCCTacctctatccctaaccctgGTCCTATCAACCTCACCTCCGCCGTCCCTGTCTCGTGCAAATCACGTGCTTGTTCCGCCGTTCACTCTTCGTTACCGTCCTCCGACCTCTGCACTATCGCGAAATGCCCACTTGAAGATATTGAAATTTCTGATTGCAAGTCGTATTCGTGTCCCCCTTTTTACTATGCTTATGGTGATGGAAGTTTCATCGCGAAGCTTTACAGCGATGAATTATCAATACCCATGTCGTCTCCATCgttgattttgaagaattttaCATTTGGGTGTGCTCACAGTGCTCTCGGTGAACCCATCGGAGTAGCTGGATTTGGCCGGGGGACACTTTCATTGCCGGCGCAACTCGCGAATAACTCCCCGGAAATCGGAAATTACTTCTCTTATTGTTTAGTTTCTCACACTTTTGACACGAATCAAGTTCATCGACCCAGTCCGCTCATTCTCGGCCGATACTCAATCGATGAAAaaatgaaacagatgaagaatTATTACTCCGATTACGCTTACACCCCAATGCTCGAGAACCCAAAACATCCATATTTCTACAGCGTCGGACTCGAAGGTGTATCAATCGGAAAAACAAAAATCCCGGCGCCGGCGAGTTTACGGCGAGTTGACAGAAGAGGAAACGGCGGAATGGTGGTGGATTCCGGTACAACTTTCACTATGTTACCTTTGAAGTTCTATGAAACAGTGGTGACTGAATTCGACCGGAGAGTTGGACCGGTTTTGAAAAGAGCAAACCCGGTCGAGGAAAAAACCGGTCTTCACCCGTGTTACTATATGGACTCCGGTTCAAAAAATGTGCCGCAGCTGTTACTACATTTTGGGGGAAATTCCAGTGTGGTGATGCCCAGGAGAAACTATTTTTATGAGTTCGTTGATGATGAGaaagtgaaaagaaaagtaGGATGTGTGATGTTGATGAACGGTGGTGATGAAGGGGAAAGTGGGCCCGCAGGGATATTAGGAAATTATTTTCAACAAGGATTTGAAGTTGTTTAtgatttagaaaagaaaagagttggATTTGCCAAAAGGAAGTGCGCATCTTTGTGGGATAACTTGAACCAACACTAA
- the LOC101254623 gene encoding putative vesicle-associated protein, which produces MSSGELLKIEPLELKFPFELKKQIYCSIHLSNNTEEHVAFKVKTTNPKKYCVRPNTGIVSPRSTSDVIVTMQAQKEAPSDMQCKDKFLLQSVVATPGVAAKDITQEMFNKEDGRVVDECKLKVIYLPTAQPPFPVAEGSEEGSPPKESMKDNGHENGSEAKSVISRLMAEKAAALQQSNKLRQELELVKRDMTRSRRGGVSFIPVVVVGLLGILLGYILKKS; this is translated from the exons ATGAGCAGTGGAGAGCTTCTGAAAATCGAACCCCTTGAGCTCAAATTTCCCT TCGAGTTGAAGAAGCAGATCTATTGCTCGATTCATTTGTCAAATAATACTGAAGAGCATGTCGCTTTCAAG GTCAAAACGACGAACCCCAAAAAGTATTGTGTTCGACCCAATACAGGGATTGTGTCGCCTCGATCGACTTCTGATGTTATAG TTACAATGCAAGCTCAGAAGGAGGCCCCTTCTGACATGCAATGCAAGGACAAGTTTCTACTTCAGAGTGTAGTTGCAACTCCTGGTGTTGCTGCCAAAGATATTACTCAAGAAATG TTCAATAAGGAGGATGGACGTGTTGTTGATGAGTGCAAGTTGAAAGTGATTTATCTTCCCACAGCTCAGCCACCATTCCCGGTTGCAGAAGGATCAGAAGAAGGTTCTCCGCCAAAGGAATCCATGAAAGATAATGGCCATGAAAATGGTTCTGAg GCAAAATCGGTTATTTCCAGATTGATGGCTGAAAAGGCTGCTGCCCTTCAGCAGAGCAACAAACTTCGTCAAGAGCTG GAACTTGTAAAACGTGATATGACTAGAAGTCGCAGAGGTGGCGTTTCCTTCATCCCTGTCGTCGTGGTTGGCTTGCTGGGAATACTTTTGGGATACATTCTCAAAAAGTCATGA
- the LOC101254323 gene encoding 14.7 kDa heat shock protein has translation MSMALTIRKAAGASTLFKLLSSKSKFTTAAPSITRFFSSITTADSNSLSNEQKNSTEPILVTGSPQEFKMENPFQSAGPKEVLEVDTLKDGILVRVAMPSVGEDGIKVWLENNTVYFTGKGDIEVESEESGRKYGGSLEFSTDCCKAEKVEAQMKNGILRMVIKGEMGED, from the exons ATGTCAATGGCTCTGACTATCAGAAAAGCCGCCGGAGCATCGACACTGTTCAAATTACTCAGCTCTAAATCCAAATTTACTACCGCCGCTCCTTCAATCACACGCTTTTTTTCCTCCATTACAACTGCAGATTCAAATTCCCTGAGCAATGAGCAGAAAAACTCTACTGAGCCAA TTCTGGTGACGGGTTCTCCACAAGAATTCAAGATGGAGAACCCGTTTCAGTCAGCAGGACCGAAAGAGGTGCTAGAAGTGGATACACTGAAGGATGGTATACTTGTGAGAGTGGCAATGCCTAGCGTTGGTGAAGATGGGATTAAGGTCTGGTTAGAGAACAACACGGTTTACTTCACTGGCAAAGGAGACATTGAAGTGGAATCTGAGGAATCAGGGAGGAAATACGGAGGGAGTCTCGAGTTTAGCACTGATTGCTGTAAAGCTGAGAAGGTTGAAGCACAAATGAAAAATGGTATTCTTAGAATGGTAATTAAAGGTGAGATGGGAGAAGATTGA
- the LOC101250329 gene encoding phosphatidylinositol/phosphatidylcholine transfer protein SFH11, which translates to MRTSKGTFKEILISAGIKGSSHKEGESTKQKSKILHPPIETFWQLPPKKDQKKKSIKSRTAKTIMSLALKKKSKSLQVILGGSHDPKDEQIVDSFRQLVFLEGQLIDKNNDYHTLLRFLRMRDYDLQKAKNMYLNFLKWREEFHVDEISKEFMFEEFNEVKQCYPHGFHGVDRYGRPIYIERIGMVNLTRLLEVTTIERFVKYHVSEQEKTLNWRFPSCSLAAKKHIASTVSIVDVKDVGISNFSKPARLLFLEIQKIDSHYYPETLHRLFIINAGSGFRVLWKAIKAFLDQRTLAKIQVLGSNYTKTLLEVIDPSNLPTFLGGNCKCSEYGGCLFSDKGPWNDPSVTTLLQAMLEVEEENIDDEEQNCSASKDSFDGLTPDNVSIKDVYDVTPSRDDTFGQPVLQKILTLQSAVNDTKSKIQALEAALTDMTSVIEGLGQPIEELKKQILVSKLRA; encoded by the exons ATGCGTACATCCAAAGGAACGTTTAAGGAAATACTAATTTCCGCTGGCATTAAAGGAAGTTCTCATAAAGAAGGAGAGTCTACTAAACAGAAGTCCAAAATTCTCCATCCTCCCATAGAGACTTTTTGGCAATTGCCTCCAAAAAAAGATCAGAAGAAGAAGTCTATCAAATCAAGAACCGCGAAAACCATAATGTCTTTGGCATTAAAGAAAAAGAGCAAAAGTTTGCAAGTAATTCTTGGAGGATCACATGATCCTAAAGATGAACAAATTGTTGATTCATTTCGTCAGTTGGTTTTTCTTGAGGGTCAGTTGatagataaaaataatgacTACCATACGCTTTTAAG ATTTCTTAGAATGAGGGATTATGATCTTCAAAAAGCAAAGAACATGTATTTGAACTTTTTGAAGTGGCGAGAGGAGTTTCATGTGGACGAAATTTCTAAG GAGTTCATGTTTGAGGAATTCAATGAGGTTAAACAGTGTTATCCTCATGGATTTCACGGTGTAGATAGATATGGTCGACCAATATACATTGAAAGAATTGGAATGGTAAATCTCACTAGGCTACTTGAAGTAACTACTATTGAGAGATTTGTGAAATATCATGTGTCTGAACAAGAGAAAACATTGAACTGGAGATTCCCTTCATGTTCACTAGCTGCAAAGAAACATATAGCTTCCACCGTCAGCATCGTGGATGTGAAGGATGTG ggaatttcaaatttttcgaAGCCTGCAAGGCTTCTCTTTCTGGAAATTCAGAAGATTGACAGTCACTATTATCCAGAG ACGTTGCATCGCCTTTTTATCATCAATGCTGGATCTGGATTCAGAGTCTTGTGGAAAGCAATCAAGGCATTTCTTGATCAACGCACCCTAGCAAAGATTCAA GTGCTCGGGAGCAACTACACGAAGACCTTACTAGAAGTTATTGATCCAAG TAATCTTCCAACTTTCCTAGGTGGCAACTGCAAATGTTCCGAATATGGAGGCTGCCTTTTTAGCGATAAAGGACCGTGGAATGACCCTTCAGTTACAACTTTACTTCAG GCAATGCTTGAAGTCGAAGAGGAGAATATCGATGATGAAGAACAGAATTGTTCTGCTTCAAAAGATTCCTTTGATGGTCTTACT CCGGATAATGTAAGTATTAAGGATGTCTATGATGTGACTCCATCAAGAGATGATACTTTTGGACAGCCAGTTCTACAGAAGATCCTAACACTTCAAAGTGCAGTCAATGACACAAAATCA AAAATCCAGGCATTGGAAGCTGCTCTTACGGACATGACATCG GTGATAGAAGGACTTGGACAACCAATTGAAGAGctgaaaaaacaaatattagtATCAAAGTTAAGAGCTTGA
- the LOC101250041 gene encoding heat shock 22 kDa protein, mitochondrial-like: MAFRTALRRISSSSILFYNLLNNAPSSRGLTGSLAPLTSRFLSYVGSVSVTDSNEESFIINACGGSFARFEQFPIHRGACDAYMMNPFQISGPGGAYEAKNIEEGMHVRMEMPGIDKEDVKVLISYGTIIIKGEGKKESTYEDSGRTYSANIEICSNSYEAQSMEANMKNGVLRMLIPKSKTPQKVTGSNYEIKVK; this comes from the exons ATGGCGTTTCGTACTGCTTTAAGGAGAATAAGCTCTTCATCAATTCTTTTCTACAATTTACTCAACAATGCGCCTTCTTCACGAGGACTTACTGGGTCGCTTGCACCGTTAACTTCTCGATTCTTAAGCTATGTAGGTAGTGTTTCCGTTACGGATTCTAATGAAGAAAGCTTCATCATCAATGCCTGTGGAGGTTCCTTCGCTCGATTTGAGCAGTTCCCTATTCATCGCG GTGCATGTGATGCATATATGATGAATCCGTTTCAAATTTCTGGACCTGGAGGGGCATATGAGGCTAAGAATATAGAGGAGGGGATGCACGTGAGAATGGAAATGCCTGGAATCGACAAGGAAGACGTGAAGGTGTTGATTTCGTATGGGACTATCATCATAAAGGGTGAAGGAAAGAAGGAGTCTACGTATGAGGACAGCGGAAGAACGTACAGTGCTAACATTGAAATCTGTTCGAATTCGTATGAGGCTCAGTCTATGGAAGCAAACATGAAGAATGGTGTTCTTAGGATGCTAATCCCCAAGTCTAAGACTCCTCAGAAGGTGACTGGCTCTAACTATGAGATAAAAGTTAAGTAA